One Thermodesulfobacteriota bacterium DNA segment encodes these proteins:
- a CDS encoding alpha/beta hydrolase, translated as MKYMEQELVSIPSGEGKVDALYYHSTVKDDRIPERDVGIVHVHGFLGNFLDGSQRFLPPILAEAGYSSLAINTRMANFGLFFGYGIIDDVMPQIDAAVDYLVRLGYKKVIISGYSLGTCIVLRYASLRSDPERYPHLKGVMSLATPYSMPESIRKRWNRWGSEPSYDEVYEEAKEILKPDPYNTQHDRTILIYKGRGNTYLPWHTEIYTYKTWWFLAGPEAYMAKAYLKMERIKLPLLLIQGWYDDIVKPEETHSLADIAIQSGNQDVSAFYVNAGHTFEGKEEELGEIIVRWLDKRFR; from the coding sequence ATGAAATACATGGAGCAGGAGCTGGTTTCCATACCCTCGGGCGAGGGCAAGGTAGACGCGCTTTACTACCACAGCACTGTGAAGGACGACCGTATACCGGAGAGGGACGTAGGCATCGTGCATGTCCACGGGTTCCTCGGCAATTTCTTGGACGGGAGCCAGCGCTTCCTCCCGCCGATACTCGCCGAGGCCGGGTACTCCTCGCTCGCCATAAACACGCGCATGGCGAACTTCGGCCTCTTCTTCGGCTACGGGATAATAGACGACGTCATGCCCCAGATAGACGCCGCTGTCGATTACCTCGTCAGGCTCGGGTACAAGAAGGTCATCATCTCCGGGTACAGCCTCGGCACGTGCATTGTGCTCAGGTACGCGTCGCTCAGGAGCGACCCCGAGCGCTACCCTCATCTCAAAGGCGTCATGTCGCTCGCGACTCCCTATTCTATGCCCGAATCTATAAGGAAGCGGTGGAACAGGTGGGGGAGCGAGCCCTCGTACGACGAGGTTTACGAAGAGGCGAAAGAGATACTGAAGCCCGACCCGTACAACACGCAGCACGACAGGACGATACTCATATATAAAGGCCGCGGGAATACGTACCTCCCCTGGCACACGGAGATCTACACGTACAAGACCTGGTGGTTCCTCGCGGGGCCTGAGGCTTATATGGCGAAGGCGTACCTCAAGATGGAGAGGATAAAGCTCCCGCTGCTGTTGATCCAGGGATGGTACGACGACATCGTGAAGCCCGAAGAGACTCACAGCCTCGCGGACATTGCGATACAGTCGGGCAACCAGGACGTCTCCGCCTTTTACGTGAACGCGGGACACACGTTCGAGGGGAAAGAGGAAGAGCTGGGGGAGATCATCGTCAGGTGGCTCGACAAGAGGTTCAGATAA